ATGAAATCTGTCAAACTCAATTCCGTTCGGTGCGTATTTACATGTTTTACCAAATTCCGTCTTTAACCACGATTCACACCATTTAGATATTGTAAGATATTTTATATTTTCATTTTCAGAATACGTTCTATTTGCTTGAATTCTCAATGGGTCACCCGACTGATAAAAATTGGTCTCATAATTTTGTACTAAATAATATTTATTCTTTATTTTCGAATTTCTATTTAGTATTTGTACTGTCGTCCACATTGTAGCTACCGCAGCATCTATACTTCCTTCTAGCACACCTTCATTTGCATGTAACACCGGTATTTTCTGTGCTTTTACAGTACACCAATTTTCTTTTGCATTCAAATATGCCACTGACACATCGTATCCACGTTTTTGCATTATAGCAGCATGATTCAATGTAACCATTACCCCGCCACTAATCTCAAGTGATGGTAACACAAAAATAATATTCTTATGGAATTTTTTCTTTAGGAACTCTGCTAACTTATATCCTGTCTTATAGGCAAGCCAGCGTTCTCTACACACATACCAAGCGTTCCTTGCAATACGATTTCGCTTATCTGGATTTTCTATCAAATCAACAAGTGCTTCTTTCCAGTCTTCTACTGAAGAACATAAAATTCCAGTTTCACCAGATTCTATACATTCTTCAAATGCTCCAAGATTACTAGCAATTGTCGGAACCTGAACCAATGCAGCTTCCATCCATTTGTTTTCTGATTTTGCAGCATTAAATAATGTGTCTGTTAATGGTGCTAGATTTATATCCACCTGTGCTATTAATTCAGGTAATTTTCTCCAATCAACAAACGGATGCTGTATTATCTGTTCTTTGTATTCATTTAGTTCTCCCGGCAGCTCTAATTCTCCGACTATATGCAGCTTCAAATGATGATATGTCTTCATAAGTTCTATTATCACTGGCATAATCATATTAAAATCATCATTATGCGTAATACTGCCGCTAAAATAACCGATGTGAATATGATCTAACTCTTTTTTGCTTTGTAAAGCCTTATCAGAAAGCTTTTCCATCTCTTCCGATGCAGTATTACGATTTATCAAAACCTCCGGAACGTAATGTAGCATTTCTTGTTGTAAATGTGTCGTCGTTGTAATTCCAGCATCACACAATCTGAGTAAATGTCCCATCTCCATTACATTCTGATTATAAGCTTTCCTATCTTCTGATTTCATTGTATCCAAATATGGAATCATATCCGTATACTTTGTATCAATTACTAAATCATCAATATCATATAAAACAACTTTGTTCAATTTCTTTGCAAGTTTTATAAATTCTCCTATTTGTTCATTATACGGACACCGAAAAAAAATGAAGCCTCTATATAACCTTACCATATCCATTGATAAATGTTGATAGAAGACTTCATTACTCGAAATATTATAATAAGTCAACTGTTCTCTCTGATGTGATACCCTATAACGAGCAGGGTGTGGCACTTCTGGTCCACACCCATTTATAAACAACACATCCTGGAATACTTGACTTGTTTTCAATTTCTTTTCAATATTTTTTGTTTTTATATAAGAACGTGCCTTTTTTCCAACTGATGCAATTCCCTCATCTTTTAGTGTCTTTGTAACTTTCCTTAATATTTCCTGCATATTAGATATCCCTCATTATTTAAATAATCTATACAATAATTTCATGAATGCAACGATATAAATCACAAATATCATTACTACAAAGAAAGTTTCCAAATCGAATCTATCCGTCAGCGTTTTTAAAATCATCGTTCCGTCTATTTTTTCCCCATCAACATAAAAAGCTGTATTAGATTCTTCTTGTTTCTCAAACGAGAACTGCACTGCGCTTTCATTATCTTCTGCATTCTGTGTCAAGGATAAGCGATATTGCTTTCCATTACAATTCTCAATCGTATCAAAAGGTAATTCATAAAATCGACTTTTTAACGCCTTTTTAGCATTTATCTCACCTTCAGCCACAACTTCATTTGTATCTACTTCTTCTAATGTATAATTAAGAGACACTTTACTAATATCTCCACTTTCTGCACCCTTTACACGGATTCCATCTAAAGTATCCTCATTTACTTCAAATTCCTGTTCTAATATAGCATTCTTACTTTCCGTAACTGTTCCATATGCACTTGGGTCTATTGTTTTATCATAAATCGCATGAGGCTTTGCTATGTGCGCATATAAAAACACCAGTGCAATCACTACTATACTTTCTAATACTCTTATAACTTTTTTCTTCATCTTTTTACCTCTGATTAAGAATTTCTATATTCCTCTGCAATTTCTTTGGCATCACCAAATGCTTTGACAACCCCTTTTTCTAACCACACAATTTTATTACATAACTTTTCTACCTGATTAATATTATGCGAAACAAAAAGAATTGTCGTTTCTCCATTCATCATCTTCTGTATACGTTGTTCGCATTTCTCTTGGAATCGAAAGTCCCCAACAGAAAGCACTTCGTCTACAATAAGAATATCCGGCGTTCCGATTGTTGCAATCGCAAATGCCAATCTTGAAACCATACCAGAAGAGAAATTCTTTACTGGTACATCCATAAAATCTTTTAACTCCGAAAATTCTACTATATCATCATAATATTCCTGCATCTGTTTACGTGAATATCCTAAAAGTGCTCCATTAAGAAATACATTTTCACGTGCTGTCAAATCCATATCGAATCCAGCTCCCAATTCAATCAACGGAGCAATTGAGCCATTTACAGTGACACTTCCTTTCGTCGGTTTTAACACTCCGGCAATCGTTTTCAACATTGTACTTTTTCCACTACCGTTTAAACCGATTAATCCCAATGCATCCCCTTTTCTTAACTCAAACGATACATCTTTTAATGCCCAGAATTCATCATATGACACCTGTTTTTTAATACTTTTTATCACGTACTCTTTAAAACTATCAAACTTCTCAGATGACAAACTGAATTTCATATACACATGATCTGCTTGAATCATTATTGGTTTTTCCATATTTTTCTCCTAATATTATATATTTAAAATAAATTGATCCTGATTTTTATAGAATACATATAATCCAATTCCCAATGCCAGCACAGTTTCAATCAGAGCTATAATAATCCCAGAAATACTTGGCAAATTTCCGTTTAGCATAACATCACGGAACATAATCAATATATTTGTAACTGGATTAGCTCTAACAATCGGCGATAACCATTTTGGAAGGATTGACATTGGATAAATAACTGGTGTCAAATACATCAACGCTGTTGTAAATACAGAATACAAATGCATGATATCTCTAAATCTTACAGTTATTGCTGCTAATATCAAGCCTATTCCTAATGAAAATGCAACTAAAAACAGCAATGGAATTGGTGATAAAATAACTGTCCAATGCATCTCAACACGCATAGCCAGCATTACGAGCATTAATGCAGTAAATGAAGCCATCAAATTAATAAAACTTGAAAAGACTCTTGACAAAACAAAAAGATATTTTGGTACATATATCTTCTTTATCAGTGAAGAGTTACTTATAATTGCTCCCATTGATGTTGTTGTCGTATCATTAAAAAAATTAAAAATCACCTGTCCACTTAGCAAGTACAACGGAAAATTTTCAATATCAAACTTAAAAAGATTTGAAAAAACTACCGATAATACAATCATCATAAACAATGGGTTTAATAGTGTCCACAGAACTCCTAATGCAGAACGTCTGTATTTAATCTTAATATCTCGTGCAACCAACTCTCGTAATAGTGGCTGGAATTTTACAAAATTTTGTATATATTGAGTCACGCTCATACCTCCATCATCCATTATTTTTCTATACATTTTTATACAAGAAAAAGGCGTTATATCACATACATAACAACCATTTGTAGTATAACACCTTTTTCTATATTTGACAAGTTACCCATCATTGTCTTTCATTGTCTTTCATTCTCTTCTCATACAACGCCATCTCCTGAGTTAAATTTTTAATTCGGATTGACATTCTTGAAACTGCTATTGTCAATACGAAAATAATGATCAACGCAAAGCAAAATCCTAAGAAGAACAACATATTACTCGGAACTTCTATTCCCATAAATTTGGCAAGTCCCATCATTACATCTGGGAACAAATCTAAGATCAACGTACCAAATCCTACCAAAAGCCATGCAAGTGCATATCTTAACTCAAGTGCTTTTTTTCTGATCATATTTATAATCACACACAATGCCAGCACAATCACGATTGCTACAATTACCTGAATTCGAATATTCATCATCTCACCTCTTACTTTCTAATTCGCTCAATTAAAATTGCTAAGGTTACCTTTATCATATAATAAACTGACTTTTTCGGCGATATGGAAGAAACTCCACCTTCACGAGCTTTCATAATAACAGGAATTTCTTCAACATTCTTTTTCTGTCTCAAAATTGCAACCACACTTTCAGGTTCCGGATAATCTTTCGGGTAATCATATGCAAATATTTTCATAACGTCACGATTAACCATTCTCAATCCTGATGTTGGATCTGTAATTTTCTTTCCGGTCAGCAACTGAATAAGCACTGTAAAATATTTGATACCCATTCTTCTTGCTCCGGATGACTGAAAGCCTTCTTTATTAATAAAACGAGAACCAATTACCATATCCAGTCCATGTTCTTCAAGATAATCTGCCATTGTTGCCAAAAACTTTGGATCATGCTGACCATCTCCGTCCACCTGCACAGCCATATCATAGCCTTCTTCATAACCATATCGATAGCCTGTTTGCACGGCCCCGCCAATTCCCAGATTAATTGGTAAGTCTATATAATTATAACCATTCTTTTCACAAATTTTTTTCGTATCATCCGTAGAACAATCATTTATAATTACATAATCAAATTCCGGAGCATTTTCCTGAATCATTTTAATTGTTTTTTCAATATTTGCACTTTCATTATATGCCGGTATAATAATTAGCTTTTTCATACATACTCCTTAGTCTATATTATTTGATTGCTGGCTTTTTGAATATAATTTTATCAATATCTTTGCAATCCATTTTGGCCAAAATCTACAATACATCTCATAATCTTCCGTGCTTCTTGCATTATCTCCTATGATAATTGATGTTTCTGACTCTTCATGAATACGATGCCCCATTTGAATTGTTGCGTCATAAGCAAACGTACCTTTTAATCTTGAGAGTCTTTCCCAGGCTTCCCAATCTTCGCAAGAACGGAAATGTACTGTGAAAACAGGATTAGGAAGATTCTCCACTGCAAATGTAACAGATGGACAACAAATTCCACATCCAAATGCCAAACTACGTCTTCTGATAAAGCGGCTAGTTTGAAATTTCTTTACTTTTAAAGGTGACAATAACATCCTCTTTACTTTTAACAATTGATTATTTTCAACCTTTTCCCCATTTCTAATTTCACAGTAATCCGAAAAATAAATCAATGGTTTTTTTGCAGATTCTAACATATTCACAGCATGCTCTGCATACTCTGGAAAATACACATCATCTTGATGAGCGATTGTTATATATGGTGTTCTACATTGTGCATATCCAAAATTCCAGTCTTGAACGATTCCTCCCTCTCCTTCATTCACATTCAATGGTATCTCATATTTTTCTGCGAGTTCTCGAATATAATTATTCGGTGTAGATGTTATCATAATAATATTTGATTTTACAGTTTGTTGCTTTAATGAAAGAATGCATTCTTCCAAATAAGCACTTTCTTTATATGCACATATTACAAATGTATGCTTCGCACTCATATCTCCCATTTTTCGATTCCTCTTCTAATTATTCTTTATCTATAGTAGTATACTTCGTCTTACTTTTTCTGTCAATTATAGCCATTTTTCTATTAATACTATTTTCTTTCAGAATGTTAAAGCGGCATGGCAAAATCTATACCACACCGCTTTTGTAAAACTTATGTCCTTATTTCTGAAGTTTATTAATCAATGCCATAATTGCCTCTGGCGAATCAAAATTTTCAGGAACAACCTCGCCTACTGGGATTGTCACATCAAATTCATCTGAGATATCCGAAATCAGATTTAAAATTTTAAGTGAATCCAAATCTCCACTCTCCACCAAATCTGTTCTTCCTTCAAACTGTACTCCCGGTACTAAATCGCTTAAAATTTCCAATAATGTTTCCATAAAATATTTCTTCTCCTCTTTTTTAATCTTTTTATTTTACAGGTTTCTCTCTAATTTAATGCTTCGTCACCAAATACAATATCACCAAACACTTTTGAAAATGCTTTGGCGCTATCACCATTCATATGCCCATCATAATCTACATAATTTGCCAGCTCATGATTATAACTTTTATAATATTCTCTGTTGAAGTTATAATATTCTACACCCTTTTCACGAAAATACTCTGAAAAATAATCCCATGCATCACGATAACTTTCCTCTTCTTGAACTAACATTGTTGCTGCTAAAGGCATTGTCGTCGCAATAAACTCAATATCATTCTCTTTACATAATCGAATCAACTTATCCAAATATTCCATATTAGTTGCTTTCACTTCATCCTTTGAAAACAAGGTTGGTGAATATGATGGGAAATTCTCTATCGCCACCGGATATTTCTCAATAAATCCATTTTCATGATATTCCTGTGCTTGTCCTTTCAAATATGATACATCATAATTATTTGTCATTTTCTGATAAACTGTATCCTTTATTTTAGAAAGCTCATATTGCAATGAATACTCATGAAATGCAAATAAAGGTGAACGGAAATCACAATCTAACATTGTATTTGCATAATATTCTGCTTTTGTAATAGACATTGGAAATTCATGATAAAATAATAAATAATTATTTCCTTTTTCTTTTTCCGTTGTAAAATATCCCGGAGACAATTCAAATATAATTGTTTTAGGGTGTTGTTTTTCAATAACAAGCTTTGTCAAATAATATGCATCAACTGGATATTCTCCTCCAACACACAAATTATGTCCTGTCCTTTTTGTTCCTTCCAGCATACTATCCGGATCTAAATCTGACATTCCATTCGATGTTCCTAGTATAACAACATCTTTCTGCTCATTTGTAACTGTATGAATATCATTTCTTACAAATGTACATGGATACAATAAAATATCCATTGCTTTGATCACTAATGCACAAATCAACAGACATATAACTAGTTTAATTCCTTTTTTAAAACTGTGCATAGATGAACCCCCTAGCTACTGACATTGGACTAAACAGCGGAATACTGATAAGCAAAAGAATACATATTAGAAATTCCAAAGCTATTGGCGTTTTCGCTGCTGCTTCTTCCATATTTATGCCTTTTTCTTTTAATACACTCACAATAAACCAAATAACACATCCTATAAATAATGTTAATAATGCATACGGTGTATATTCTACTCCGAGTTTTCCGGATGATATCATTAAAAATTGTGATGGTTGAAAACTCGTAACAGAATATTTCATCATTTTCAACGCTTCTCCAACTGAGCTAACACAATCGAAATATTGTCCAAGATTAAACAGTATAAACGTCCTGAGTATCATAAACAGATGATATCCTTTGCTTTGATCTTTAATGTGTAGTTTCGTTTTCCATACTTTATATGTGTCTGCCATGAATCCACTTGTTGCAATAATTACTCCGTTATAAAAACCCCATCCTATATTATTCCAGCTAGGACCATGCCATAAACCAACAAGTACAAATACTATCAAATCTGAAACAGCAATCGTCACGAATCTTCCTTTTTTTCGTCCCCATTTGACTTTCGCCTTTTTTTGAAGTTTGCACATTGCTTTTGACAAAGTTAGTGGATAAAACACATAATCTTTCATCCATGTTCCAAGTGATATATGCCATCTTCTCCAAAAGTCACTAATCGAAACAGAAAACAATGGCTGACGAAAGTTTTCATCTAGTCGAATTCCAAACATTGCAGCTACGCCTAATACAATATCTATACCTCCTGCGAAATCACCATACAGCTCTATTGTGTATAGCAACACACCAAATACCGCAATTCCTGAATATTGCTCTGGATTAGAAAAAATTGCAATTCGATATACCGAAGCCCATTCTGCTACAATCATCTTTTTGAACAATCCCCATACAATTCTTTCAACACCATACTTTATCTGATGTAACTCAAATTTATGTGAGCTTGTCAATTGGTCCGCAAGCCTTCCATATCTTCCTATTGGTCCTTGTACAAGTTGTGGGAAGAATGAAACAAATAATGCATATTTACCCAAATTTGTTTCTGCTTCTGCTCTCCCCCAATATACATCTAACAAATATCCCAGCGTTTGGAATGTGTAATAAGAAATTCCAAGTGGTAAAATCATATGAAACAGATTGATATGACTATTTGTTATTGCATTAATATTTAGAATCAAAAAATTGGAATATTTCAAAAATGCTAACATTCCTAAGTCCAATACTATTCCAAATATAACAATTCTTTTTTTCTTTTTTACATCTACTTTTTCTTCTACTTGAATATTATCAATATGTTTTATCCATAAAGCACAACCATATGTCACAAGAGTTGAAAATAGTAGAAAAAATACTGCCGGTATGCTAATTATCATATAATAACAATAACTGCATATTAATAAAACAACCCATTGTAAACGCTTTGGGACTATATAATAAATACATAGTCCCATTGCGGTAAACAGGAAAAACAAATTCGATGTTAACGACATTTTTCCATTCCCCTCTTATTTAATATGTCAATCCATCTCCAATGCAGCCGTCATCAGAAGATGATGTGTCTGCTGATGGTGTTGGTGCTGGTGCTGGTGTCGGTTCTGTATATGTTTGTGAACCCCAATCTGATGATTCTGTATATGTTGATTGATTCGTTTGCTCCTGAGCTGCAGCAGCCTCTGCCTGTGCTGCGGCTTCTGCTTGAGCCTGTGCTGCGGCCTCTGCCTGTGCCTGTGCTGCGGCTTCTGCTTCCGCTTTTGCTTTTTCATCTTGCTCTTTTTGAGCTTTTGTAGCCAATTCGGCATCTAATGTACTAACCTCTGCTCCATCTTTCTCATATGTCAGATAAGCCACACCATCCTGAATTTTAATTTCTCCTTTTTCCATATCATCAAATGGAAATGCATGCAATTCAACAATTGTCTTATCTGCCAATGTTAATTGTATAGTATATTCTACCGGCAATACTTTTCCACTTTCTGTCGCGGTTTCCTTAGCAGCATCTTCTGATGGCTTATAATACAAAACTCTTGTCTCATCTTTCTTGTAAGTATCTGCCTCTTTCAAAAAACTATCTGGATAATTTTCCTCTGAAGAAGATTTTACACTAACAGAAACAATATCCTGACCTGTTTCATTTTTAAGAGTTACTTTATAAGCATCTTTATCCTCTTCTCCTATTGTTTTGTATTCTTCTTTTTCTGTTTTTGTTGTAGCAGTTGTCTCTTTTTTTGTATCTGTTGTATTTTTATTTCCACATCCTGTAACTGCTGTAATTGCTAACATTCCTACTAAAAATATTGTTAATACTTTACGTTTCATTTGTATCTTTTCCTCTGTTTTCTTCTATTTTTTAACTTTCATAGTGATAATTTGTGTATACCCATGTACCGGAAGTCCTGTATCTGAACTGATATCCATTACGCCCCGTCTCATATTGAAAATCTGTATCATATACATAGGTTACTCCATTGATATCAATTTCTACCCATGCATGATCAACCATTCCACCTCCAGCTCTTGGAACATAACCATATACATATCTTGCATTATAGCCCAGTCCCTTTGCTAACTGATAAAAAGTTGCTGCATAAGTACGACAATCTCCTATTTGCTGCTCTAATCCGTACAGTGCAAACCACTGTGGATTTGTATAACCAGTTCCTGGATTATTTCCAAGCGTACGGTATTTGATATTATTAACGCACCACATAAAACAACTATACAAATTCCGTCCTACCTGATTATATACATTTTGGATTCCATTATTAATACGCATCTGTTGTGGTGTCATCGTTATATAATAATTACTATTACTTCCTGGTACCATTGCTCCCTTCGGAACAATTTTCACTTGAATAGCCTGCAATTTGTTTCCAAGTTTTGTAGTTCCGGCTTCCTGACCATTCTTTGCCCAGCCAAGCCATCCATAATTTGACACATGAGTGCGGTAATAGATATCTGCATATTGTGCCAACTCACCCGTCAAACGAATTTGAACCGCTTCTGCCTGATTTTTTCCGTCTCCAGCTATTTCTCCATTATTTTTCCAGTCCATCCAGCCAACATTACTTACATGCAAACGATATTCAATTGTTCCATTAAATACATTTTTTCCCGTAGAATCAGATGTACTCATAGTCAGCTGCTGAATTGCTTTATTTTCTCCTGTTGTTCCTGCAGTCTGCCCATTTGTTTTTGTAGTCTGCCAACCAGATTTTTCAACATTTGCCGCAAAATTAATTTCACCTATATTTTCTGTTGCCAGATAGCTCCTTGCTGTTGTATCTGGTACGTTTGTATCATTTTTTTCATAAAGTTTGATTTCAATAGCCTCTACTCCCGCATTGTAGCCGACAGTTCCAGCTGTCTCTCCATTTTTCGTCCAGCCAAGCCAGCCAAATCTTGCACTATGAACGCGATAATAGATATCATATTTTTCTTCCAGTTCACCTGACAAACGAACTTTTATGGCCTCGACTTTTTTGTTTTTCCCTGTTGTTCCGGATGTCTCTCCATCCGCAACTTCATCCTGCCAGCCAATATCCTGTACATGGGTCTGATAAATAACAGACCCATTCAGCCCATTTTGTCTTCCCCAGTCAGTAACTTTAATGTTTAGAGCTTCTACACTCAAATTTCTTCCTGTCGTTCCGGCTGTTTTTCCATCATACACATTTGATTGCCAACCAATATTTTGTACATGGGCTTTATAAATAATTGCGCCTAAATTATCTTGCGAAATATAACTTCTGCTGCTTTGTTCTGGTTTATCTGTTGCATCTTTTGCATATAATTTTACTTCAATTGCCTGTGCTCCCAAGTTAAGTCCTATAGTACCTGCCTGTTCACCATTTTTTGCCCAGCCTAACCAACCATACTCTGCTGAATGAACACGATAATAGATATCATATGCTTGTGCCAACTCTCCTGTCAGGCTTATTTTTAACGCTTCTATTTTCTTATTTCTTCCTGTTGTTCCGGCTGTACCCCAATCAGAAACTGCATTCTGCCAACCAATATCCTGTACATGGGCTTCGTAACTAATAGAGCCTGACATATTTTTTCTTCCGGCATTTGTCACTTTTAACTGAAGTGCTTCCAAATTCAGGTTTCTCCCAGTTGTCCCGGCTGTTGCTCCATCATAAACTTTATCTTGCCAACCAATGTTTTGTACATGAGTCTTATACATTAACAAACCACGTGTCTCTTCTGACAAAAAGCTGCATTCTGTCTGCGCCGGCTTGTCCTCTGCAGTTTTATTATATAATTTAATTTCAATTGCCTGTACAGCATATGCATATCCAGCAGTTCCGGCGTCTTCACCATTCTTCGCCCAGCCAAGCCAACCAACATTTGTAGCATGAACACGATAATATATGTCATACTGTTCTTTTAAATCTCCTGTAAGATTCATTCTAATTGCTTCTATCGGAAGATTCTTTTCTTCAATACCCGCTGTTTCTCCATCTTTTACAGCGTCCTGCCAGCCAATATTTTGCACATGTGCACTGTACTCAACCCCACCTGTCACATTTGTTTGATTATCTATTTTTATCTGCAGTGCTCTCATTGCACGATTCTGCCCTGTCGTTCCGGCCATTTCTCCATTTTGTTTTTCTTCCTGCCAGAATCCACCATGTAAATATGCACGATATTTTAATTGAATCTGCTCGCCATTTTCTGCAACAGCCTCTGGTTCTTTCTGTATATCCTGAACAGTTGTTGGTGCTACGTTTTCTTGTACATCCTCCTGCTCTAATATTTCCTGTTGTTTTTCCTCTTTAATTGTACTGTCTTCACTACTATTTTCAGAAGCTTGTGACTCACTTTCTCCATTATTTTCAGTCTGATCAATAGAACCATTTTCTTGTGTTTGTACAATTTCGTTTTCCTCTGCAAGCACTGTTAATGGGCTTGACATCAACATAATAGAACTGAGTAGAAGTACTCCCACACTTTTTATATTTTTCTTCATGTATTTTCCTCTTTCCTCTTAGACACCATTCGCTTTATGCTATACTAATTCTTTCAGTTTTGCCCTGTCTATTTTTCCATTCGCATTATGTGGCATTACTTTCATATATACAACTTTTCCAGGAATCATATAATGAGGAACTCTGGTTGCCAATGTGTCTGTAATTTTTTTTGTTTCCATTTCTATCCCATCATAAAAGAATACTATTTTTTTTCTTTTCGTATTATACATACATGCACAATCACGAATTCCTTCTATTGCATTCCCGGCAGATTCAATCTCACCTAACTCAATGCGGTATCCCATATGTTTAATTTGAAAGTCTTTTCTGGAAATATAAATCAGGTTACCAGTTTCATCATATCGGACTAAATCTCCAGTATGATATATGCGTTCTGGATAACGTTGATGTAACGGATTCTGCACAAATGCCAACTTTGTTCTTTCTGGATTATTATAGTATCCTAATGCCAGACAAGAGCCTCTCATGCATAATTCTCCAACTTCACCATACTCAACTTCTTTACCTTCTTCGCTCAAAAGAAGTGCCTGCGAATTAGCTATTGGAACACCTATTGGTAATGGCTGTCCCTCTGGCTCATTCCCTTTTCTTATATATGCCGTACACACAAACGTTTCTGTTGGTCCATACAGGTTTGCATACACAGCGTCTGGTAAATATTTGACCCAGTAATCTAATTGTTTTCTTTGTAATACCTCTCCTGCAAACATAATTTGTTTTAAATATTGAGGAACTACTACATCAAATGTCTGAAGATTTGCAACAATCGCCATTGCGGATGGAACCCATAAAAATGTAGATATCCTTTTTTCATTCATATATTCAATTAATCGGACGGGAAATCCAAAAAAACTTTGTGGTATAATAACCATTTTAGCGCCAAAATAAATTGCTCCATAAATATCATGTATTGATACATCAAAATAAAATGGTGCTTGATTTCCAAAAACTGATGTACTATCAATTTCAAAGTTCTGCTCTAACCATTGCATATAATTT
This Ruminococcus hominis DNA region includes the following protein-coding sequences:
- a CDS encoding transglutaminase domain-containing protein; protein product: MKKNIKSVGVLLLSSIMLMSSPLTVLAEENEIVQTQENGSIDQTENNGESESQASENSSEDSTIKEEKQQEILEQEDVQENVAPTTVQDIQKEPEAVAENGEQIQLKYRAYLHGGFWQEEKQNGEMAGTTGQNRAMRALQIKIDNQTNVTGGVEYSAHVQNIGWQDAVKDGETAGIEEKNLPIEAIRMNLTGDLKEQYDIYYRVHATNVGWLGWAKNGEDAGTAGYAYAVQAIEIKLYNKTAEDKPAQTECSFLSEETRGLLMYKTHVQNIGWQDKVYDGATAGTTGRNLNLEALQLKVTNAGRKNMSGSISYEAHVQDIGWQNAVSDWGTAGTTGRNKKIEALKISLTGELAQAYDIYYRVHSAEYGWLGWAKNGEQAGTIGLNLGAQAIEVKLYAKDATDKPEQSSRSYISQDNLGAIIYKAHVQNIGWQSNVYDGKTAGTTGRNLSVEALNIKVTDWGRQNGLNGSVIYQTHVQDIGWQDEVADGETSGTTGKNKKVEAIKVRLSGELEEKYDIYYRVHSARFGWLGWTKNGETAGTVGYNAGVEAIEIKLYEKNDTNVPDTTARSYLATENIGEINFAANVEKSGWQTTKTNGQTAGTTGENKAIQQLTMSTSDSTGKNVFNGTIEYRLHVSNVGWMDWKNNGEIAGDGKNQAEAVQIRLTGELAQYADIYYRTHVSNYGWLGWAKNGQEAGTTKLGNKLQAIQVKIVPKGAMVPGSNSNYYITMTPQQMRINNGIQNVYNQVGRNLYSCFMWCVNNIKYRTLGNNPGTGYTNPQWFALYGLEQQIGDCRTYAATFYQLAKGLGYNARYVYGYVPRAGGGMVDHAWVEIDINGVTYVYDTDFQYETGRNGYQFRYRTSGTWVYTNYHYES
- a CDS encoding amino acid adenylation domain-containing protein — translated: MCIFVFIYKKLQEGGKTSVEVVGFENKKNASNVLEYLENSAIYFPDKEVYEDKNVSMTFKQVEETAQRIGTSLAMKLGRHREPIAVFMDKSVKAIVSFFGVLYSGNFYCPLDVKMPIERIQIIMDVLLPKIIVTDKEHKELAESFAKNSQIVLWEDISEQEIDKDMLGNIRMDMTELDPLYVLFTSGSTGVPKGVLLNHRVVINYMQWLEQNFEIDSTSVFGNQAPFYFDVSIHDIYGAIYFGAKMVIIPQSFFGFPVRLIEYMNEKRISTFLWVPSAMAIVANLQTFDVVVPQYLKQIMFAGEVLQRKQLDYWVKYLPDAVYANLYGPTETFVCTAYIRKGNEPEGQPLPIGVPIANSQALLLSEEGKEVEYGEVGELCMRGSCLALGYYNNPERTKLAFVQNPLHQRYPERIYHTGDLVRYDETGNLIYISRKDFQIKHMGYRIELGEIESAGNAIEGIRDCACMYNTKRKKIVFFYDGIEMETKKITDTLATRVPHYMIPGKVVYMKVMPHNANGKIDRAKLKELV